Part of the Alteracholeplasma palmae J233 genome, AACGCATCAAAGAAGTCTAAAACTTTAAGATCAATAGTCCCTATGATTTCATTATAAGGTTTAACTGTAATTGCCCAAGTTTCGTTTTCATTAATAAAACTTTTGAGTATGATTTTAGTTTCAATGATAGATTGATGTGGGTGCCATCCAGCCTGTGGTCCAACGTTAGGTTTTATTGCATATTCATGAAACTTTGTAAGATCATTTGTTTCAGGCATTCTTAATATGAGCCGTTTTGTCTCTAAGGTATCCAAAAAAATCACATCCTTTTATAAATAAAAAAAGTCCCTAGATATAAATATCTAAGGACGAATCATCGCGGTACCACCTTAGTTCTATAACAATTGTTATAGCACTTAATGTCTTTAACGCAGACGCTACGAATAAATTTACTACTATTTCAATCTATCAACTCCAAGGCTACCTTCACTAACTGATTATATCTATTTTCACCAAACATAGACTCTCTACTATAATATAGTTAATTACTCTTCCTCTTCTTTGTAATTATAATTATTTTATTCTAAATCATTTGATTTGTCAATCGTTTAGTGGATATGACATGATAATCTCATGGTTATCCTCATCTTTATCCACTTCTATAAAGCCTAGAGTTTTTAAAAGATGTTCCATTTGAGTATTACCCTCAACATAATCAGCTGTTACATTTTCAAATTGAGCCATTTTTTTAGCTTTTTCAATTGTCTTTAGAATAACTTTTTTGCCATATCCTTTATTTTGATACTTCTTATCAATCATCATTCGCCAAATCAAAAATTCTTTTTCTTCTATATCTAAATCAATTAAAATAAACCCAACAATGATTTCATCTATAACGATTGCATAAGGGAAAACATCATTATTATGACGATATAAATAACATTCAGCAAGAGACTTTACATTAGATGAAACAAAATTTTTTTGAGACTCATTTACTTCTAATTTTAATACTTCATAAAAATTATCTTTATTGATTTCATCAAATCTTATCATTTTTTTAACTCTTATATTCTTCTTTAATAGGACCTACTTGTCCTTGCATAGTAATATTTTCTAATTTAACATTTTCTACGTTATAAAAAATTAGTCCTTTTTTAACAACAGTTTCAGCATCTTTCATCATAGCTGGTTCACCAGGTTTTGCATCTTTTTTAAAACTAAATTCTATATTTTCCATTTTGATCTCTTTTATAGGTTGTTCTGGCAAGCCATAAAAATAACCAGCTGCCCATTCACAATCAATTGCTTTCATATCATGAAAGTGGAAACTTCCAATAAATGGTGTTCTATCATCAATCGGTAATTTTTCTTTCGTAGATACATAATCATCCATTCCACCAGGACCCCACTTATAAAATGAGTCTACTACAAATGGAACTTTAACATTTTTCATTAAAATATTGCTAAAACTAATGCCATCGATGACAGCATATTTACCTCTGCCTCGTCTTGTCTTAATTCTTAATCCTCTATCTGTTGTGTCAAAGATACATTGGCAGACATCAAGATTTTTAACACCACCACTCATTTCACTACCTAAAACAACACCACCATGCCCATCTTTCATGTGACA contains:
- a CDS encoding GNAT family N-acetyltransferase; this encodes MIRFDEINKDNFYEVLKLEVNESQKNFVSSNVKSLAECYLYRHNNDVFPYAIVIDEIIVGFILIDLDIEEKEFLIWRMMIDKKYQNKGYGKKVILKTIEKAKKMAQFENVTADYVEGNTQMEHLLKTLGFIEVDKDEDNHEIIMSYPLND